In Myotis daubentonii chromosome 16, mMyoDau2.1, whole genome shotgun sequence, one DNA window encodes the following:
- the TMEM100 gene encoding transmembrane protein 100 → MTEEPVKEILRTPTSPTPGTTEKSPKREVVVTTVPVVSEIQLMAATGGTELSCYRCIIPFAVVILITGTVVTAVAYSFNSHGSIISILGLILLSSGLFLLASSALCWKLRQRNKKGKRRESQTALMANRRSLFA, encoded by the coding sequence ATGACGGAGGAGCCCGTCAAGGAGATCCTGAGAACCCCAACGTCTCCCACGCCAGGGACAACGGAGAAGAGCCCCAAGAGAGAAGTCGTGGTCACCACGGTCCCCGTGGTCAGTGAGATTCAGCTGATGGCCGCCACCGGGGGCACTGAGCTCTCCTGCTACCGCTGCATCATCCCCTTCGCCGTGGTGATCCTCATCACCGGGACAGTGGTCACTGCCGTGGCTTACAGCTTCAATTCGCACGGCTCCATCATCTCCATCTTGGGCCTGATCCTTCTCTCCTCGGGACTTTTTTTGTTGGCCTCCAGCGCCTTGTGCTGGAAGCTGAGGCAGAGGAACAAGAAAGGCAAGAGACGGGAGAGTCAGACAGCTCTCATGGCAAATCGGAGGAGCTTGTTTGCTTAG